A single region of the Podospora pseudopauciseta strain CBS 411.78 chromosome 1, whole genome shotgun sequence genome encodes:
- a CDS encoding hypothetical protein (EggNog:ENOG503P4AX), translated as MARRRTALRAIALAMILATASAIPTTYEIFARQEDTCGAPNFSGCGNANVPSSFCCPTGDRCLVLAGNTTVVCCPNGSTCQKLRPIDCNIELQDADKAPDSVIKTTALGGSLPKCGSDCCPFGYSCVNGECVMNTNQNSAPSQSSTPSSRPSTTPTSKPSTTASPSETLTATAVPQSAGPPIAGIAGGAAAGAVVLIIAGVLAFIFIRKRKAGQTASSSSSPLKLSRSTSSFGNIISAPILHDDKPALRTDFGARLPTPQMLNNNAMDMRNSVLSYDNNQIVASPPNQNRRMSSVAYGGLIADYSPQQPGGQRKYVDMPDMPVSDDGNPGYQGGLAPRTPEQQGREVSGVSINIFADPRNITPDRTPQQGDDGRRYTDMTTFTEMLDRADLGGVARGDGYVSGRVGEEYGGREGDRYQYGGNGGGYGGLGR; from the coding sequence ATGGCCAGGAGACGAACAGCCCTCCGAGCCATCGCTCTCGCCATGATCTTGGCGACCGCGTCCGCGATCCCGACGACATACGAGATATTCGCCAGGCAAGAAGACACATGCGGTGCACCAAACTTTTCAGGATGCGGCAACGCCAACGTCCCCAGCTCTTTCTGCTGCCCAACAGGCGACAGGtgcctcgtcctcgccggcAACACCACAGTCGTTTGCTGTCCGAACGGTTCAACATGTCAAAAGCTCCGGCCCATCGACTGCAACATTGAGCTTCAAGACGCCGACAAGGCCCCCGACTCTGTCATCAAGACAACCGCCCTCGGGGGCTCTCTGCCCAAATGCGGCTCTGATTGCTGTCCGTTTGGGTACTCGTGCGTTAATGGCGAGTGTGTCATGAACACCAACCAGAACTCTGCACCTTCGCAGTCGAGCACACCATCTTCGAGACCTTCTACCACCCCCACGTCGAAACCATCGACAACCGCGAGTCCGTCAGAGACGCTGACCGCGACGGCAGTCCCGCAGTCTGCCGGTCCTCCGATCGCCGGAATCGCGGGCGGTGCCGCAGCGGGAGCAGTGGTATTAATCATCGCCGGCGTCCTCgccttcatcttcatccgcAAGAGAAAGGCTGGCCAGACGGCTTCGTCGTCAAGCTCACCCCTCAAACTCTCGCggtcgacctcctcctttggCAACATCATCTCCGCCCCTATCCTCCACGACGATAAACCGGCGTTGAGAACAGATTTCGGAGCCAGGCTGCCCACCCCGCAAAtgctcaacaacaacgcgATGGACATGCGAAACTCGGTTCTCTCCTACGACAACAACCAGATTGTTGCTTCACCTCCAAATCAGAATAGGAGGATGAGCAGTGTTGCTTATGGGGGGTTGATTGCGGATTATTCACCCCAGCAACCGGGCGGGCAGAGGAAGTATGTGGATATGCCGGATATGCCGGTtagtgatgatgggaatCCGGGGTACCAGGGGGGACTGGCGCCGAGGACGCCGGAGCAgcaagggagggaggtgagtgGTGTTAGTATCAATATTTTTGCGGATCCGAGGAATATCACGCCGGATCGGACGCCGCAAcagggggatgatgggaggaggtATACGGATATGACTACTTTTACGGAGATGTTGGACCGGGCGGATTTGGGCGGGGTTGCGAGGGGGGATGGGTATGTTAGTgggcgggttggggaggagtatggagggagggagggggacagGTATCAATATGGGGGTAATGGGGGAGGATATGGGGGGTTAGGGAGGTAG
- a CDS encoding hypothetical protein (COG:S; EggNog:ENOG503Q4NV), whose product MAQVRFAPREHPQMEMREKGRARGPVFTTPAFNDRPNSVYTEFMESEAEMGHEHDDHDDDDDDDEVYSEFGDLEGIEDGECSPRASIGGSSGQHSFTTLSTYDEVQTPRSLRQRPFAFDTYEVKQQPVEGPRGPHLFRSSMSSAQSIELQHALSLSPVTPKKPHLMDYQLQDVHLTALPKKRRNTAGPFEFTDEELDTSALHMWSPEMVAQRMLNAGVELPAAEKFVENDITGAILITLKFEDLKELGISSFGVRTLVWEEIHSMRDMQKPEPMPETPIEDEPDKQVRRELKRKESGATKDKRKPRLKINDVISPLESVSIVGIEQVLPKPHQCSKGENCSKAKRYKRLMEAFQKDHPFLNDKGVIMLAGDLGKVTATTGLGAPEEDEFRPVSDVVPSVVASSDVMGPGAFTTMQYLQEAALRNVETRDAQDNVRHFLDFQHQHSTSSEVPPTPPFEISPVSNSPVYGSNTTTPQPHTGLRGLPKLSIPTHPSTTTPNTYDPQSARTRSARPISQVIPSFRELSPSSSESTPTGAAPMYRFGTPFSEMDVPITITSLPAPSRDFSQSVPPDMNYRNPTMRSLSRNTIRRPSFPVMPALDENSIVSPLSNNNNNNNNIPSTLNRSFSQRRPLQAPPRVNYPWTQTDRPTLEKAIPPTTTATTTTITTTATTNNPTGVKTVNINGRLSPVSDKPTPDMTGGEAISYQGLMKKRKTKMLRHEWHEHFFRLQGTRLTMHKDEKEKNRTLEYIDIDDYAIACSSMQQSGNKLGAAFKAMHIRRGSDELARRGDVGAFSFQLVPQDGRKALGLGGVLSKKKESGAGGEREGIEGAVNGTGKTHHFAVKGRDERIDWMRELMLAKAMKQKGEGFEVVVNGNMI is encoded by the exons ATG GCTCAAGTACGCTTCGCTCCACGAGAGCACCCGCAGATGGAAAtgagggaaaaggggagggcgaggggtcCGGTATTCACAACGCCGGCTTTCAATGACAGGCCAAACTCTGTGTACACGGAATTCATGGAGTCAGAAGCCGAGATGGGCCACGAACATGATGAtcatgatgacgacgacgacgacgacgaggtcTACAGCGAATTCGGGGATCTGGAAGGAATCGAAGATGGCGAATGTTCCCCCCGTGCCAGCATTGGCGGTTCG TCCGGCCAACACAGCTttaccaccctctccacatACGACGAGGTCCAAACACCAAGGTCCCTGCGGCAACGGCCCTTCGCATTCGACACGTATGAAGTGAAGCAGCAACCAGTAGAAGGCCCGAGAGGTCCTCACCTGTTCCGGAGCTCCATGTCCTCGGCCCAGTCCATCGAGTTGCAACATGCGCTTTCGCTCTCGCCTGTGACGCCCAAGAAGCCACATCTGATGGACTACCAGCTTCAGGATGTTCACCTCACCGCTCTGCCAAAAAAGAGGCGCAACACGGCCGGCCCTTTTGAGTTTACCGACGAGGAGCTTGATACGTCGGCGCTGCATATGTGGTCTCCGGAAATGGTTGCGCAGAGGATGCTGAATGCCGGTGTTGAGCTTCCCGCCGCGGAAAAGTTTGTCGAGAATGATATCACGGGTGCTATTTTGATCACGTTGAAGTTTGAGGACTTGAAGGAGCTAGGGATTTCATCTTTTGGCGTGAGGACgttggtttgggaggagaTTCACAGCATGAGGGACATGCAGAAGCCGGAGCCTATGCCCGAGACACCGATTGAGGATGAGCCGGACAAGCAGGTCAGAAGGGAACtcaagaggaaggagagcgGCGCGACCAAGGACAAGCGGAAGCCGAGGTTGAAGATTAACGATGTCATCTCTCCTTTGGAGTCGGTGTCCATCGTGGGTATTGAGCAGGTACTGCCAAAGCCTCACCAGTGCTCCAAGGGCGAGAACTGCTCCAAGGCCAAGAGATACAAGCGGCTGATGGAGGCCTTCCAGAAGGACCACCCGTTCCTCAACGACAAGGGCGTCATCATGCTTGCCGGCGACCTTGGAAAGGTCACCGCTACCACGGGTCTAGGCGCGCCGGAAGAGGACGAGTTCCGCCCGGTATCCGACGTCGTCCCTTCTGTGGTGGCTTCATCCGATGTCATGGGACCCGGTGCCTTCACAACAATGCAGTACCTCCAAGAAGCTGCCCTTCGTAATGTCGAGACAAGAGACGCCCAGGACAACGTCCGTCACTTCCTCGacttccaacaccaacactcCACCAGCAGCGAAgtccccccaacaccaccctttGAGATCTCCCCCGTGAGCAACTCCCCGGTCTacggcagcaacaccaccaccccccaacctcacacCGGCCTCCGCGGCCTCCCCAAGCTCTccatcccaacccacccatccaccaccacacccaacACCTACGACCCTCAATCCGCCCGCACCCGCTCCGCCCGCCCAATCTCCCAAGTCATCCCCTCCTTCCGAGAACTCTCCCCCTCTTCGTCAGAGTCCACCCCCACCGGCGCCGCTCCCATGTACCGTTTCGGCACACCCTTCTCAGAAATGGACgtgcccatcaccatcacctccctccccgccccctcgCGTGACTTTTCGCAGTCTGTGCCCCCCGACATGAACTACCGCAACCCCACGATGCGGTCTCTGTCGCGCAACACCATCCGCCGGCCCTCCTTCCCCGTCATGCCGGCCCTCGACGAGAACAGCATCgtctcccccctttccaacaacaacaacaacaacaacaacatcccctccaccctcaaccGCTCTTTTTCGCAGCGTCGTCCGTTGCAGGCTCCCCCGAGGGTAAACTACCCCTGGACACAAACCGACCGCCCCACGTTGGAAAAAGCCATCCCCCCTACAACAACagctactactactactattACTACTACTGctacaaccaacaaccccaccggTGTGAAAACAGTCAACATCAACGGCCGACTGTCGCCCGTGAGCGATAAACCCACCCCTGACATGACGGGTGGCGAGGCTATCAGTTATCAAGGTCtcatgaagaagagaaaaacaaaGATGCTCAGGCACGAGTGGCACGAGCATTTCTTTAGACTTCAGGGGACAAGGCTGACGATGCACAAGGatgaaaaggagaagaataGGACGTTGGAGTATATCGATATTGATGACTATGCTATTGCCTGCAGCAGCATGCAGCAGAGCGGGAATAAGCTGGGGGCGGCGTTCAAGGCGATGCATATCCGACGGGGGAGTGATgagttggcgaggaggggggatgtgggTGCTTTTAGTTTTCAGCTGGTGCCGCAGGATGGTAGGAAGGCGCTTGGGCTGGGGGGGGTGCTCAgtaagaagaaggagagcggtgctgggggggagagggaggggattgAGGGGGCGGTGAATGGGACGGGGAAGACGCATCACTTTGCGGTcaaggggagggatgagAGGATTGATTGGATGAGGGAGTTGATGCTTGCTAAGGCCATGAAgcagaagggggaggggtttgaggttgtggtgaaTGGGAATATGATTTAG